The Primulina eburnea isolate SZY01 chromosome 6, ASM2296580v1, whole genome shotgun sequence genome contains a region encoding:
- the LOC140835234 gene encoding protein HHL1, chloroplastic-like isoform X3, translated as MSLNQLARLPLSSDGTTAREHSFISHSLFPTSTHKPYHQKLKFPMVVEAKSKKGMAARQYQRQAPPPLPKLEDDGNPKFVIFIRMANVYLWYPLNIVTGGTTAKIMVAAKGNFLGKYIYKDTLTRNLAAVVYRKLAMKQFRVLRSATEFKYGYKLVENNNLRAALAANDVIELPSQEELKTVLDKVKGFFGGAKESFGKMTFLNSEAETSEDDKST; from the exons ATGTCTTTGAATCAGTTGGCGAGGCTTCCCTTATCCTCCGATGGAACAACAGCGCGTGAACATTCATTTATCAGCCACTCCCTGTTTCCTACGTCTACCCATAAGCCGTACCACCAAAAGCTAAAATTTCCGATGGTGGTTGAAGCTAAAAGCAAGAAAGGAATGGCGGCCAGGCAGTACCAGCGGCAAGCACCTCCTCCATTACCAAAGCTTGAAGACGACGGCAACCCAAAATTTGTTATCTTTATTCGCATGGCTAAT GTTTATCTTTGGTACCCTCTTAATATTGTGACAGGGGGGACCACTGCGAAAATCATGGTCGCTGCGAAGGGCAATTTTCTGGGGAAATATATTTACAAAGATACACTGACCAGAAATCTTGCAGCTGTTGTTTATAGA AAGCTGGCTATGAAACAGTTTCGTGTCTTGCGGTCTGCTACTGAGTTTAAATATGGCTACAAGCTCGTT GAAAATAACAATCTGCGGGCTGCACTTGCTGCAAATGATGTAATTGAA CTCCCATCTCAGGAAGAGCTCAAAACTGTGCTTGATAAAGTGAAGGGCTTCTTTGGAGGTGCCAAAGAATCTTTCGGGAAGATGACATTCTTAAACTCAGAAGCAGAAACATCAGAAGATGATAAATCCAC TTGA
- the LOC140835234 gene encoding protein HHL1, chloroplastic-like isoform X2, translated as MSLNQLARLPLSSDGTTAREHSFISHSLFPTSTHKPYHQKLKFPMVVEAKSKKGMAARQYQRQAPPPLPKLEDDGNPKFVIFIRMANVYLWYPLNIVTGGTTAKIMVAAKGNFLGKYIYKDTLTRNLAAVVYRKLAMKQFRVLRSATEFKYGYKLVENNNLRAALAANDVIELPSQEELKTVLDKVKGFFGGAKESFGKMTFLNSEAETSEDDKST; from the exons ATGTCTTTGAATCAGTTGGCGAGGCTTCCCTTATCCTCCGATGGAACAACAGCGCGTGAACATTCATTTATCAGCCACTCCCTGTTTCCTACGTCTACCCATAAGCCGTACCACCAAAAGCTAAAATTTCCGATGGTGGTTGAAGCTAAAAGCAAGAAAGGAATGGCGGCCAGGCAGTACCAGCGGCAAGCACCTCCTCCATTACCAAAGCTTGAAGACGACGGCAACCCAAAATTTGTTATCTTTATTCGCATGGCTAAT GTTTATCTTTGGTACCCTCTTAATATTGTGACAGGGGGGACCACTGCGAAAATCATGGTCGCTGCGAAGGGCAATTTTCTGGGGAAATATATTTACAAAGATACACTGACCAGAAATCTTGCAGCTGTTGTTTATAGA AAGCTGGCTATGAAACAGTTTCGTGTCTTGCGGTCTGCTACTGAGTTTAAATATGGCTACAAGCTCGTT GAAAATAACAATCTGCGGGCTGCACTTGCTGCAAATGATGTAATTGAA CTCCCATCTCAGGAAGAGCTCAAAACTGTGCTTGATAAAGTGAAGGGCTTCTTTGGAGGTGCCAAAGAATCTTTCGGGAAGATGACATTCTTAAACTCAGAAGCAGAAACATCAGAAGATGATAAATCCAC CTGA
- the LOC140835234 gene encoding protein HHL1, chloroplastic-like isoform X1 has protein sequence MSLNQLARLPLSSDGTTAREHSFISHSLFPTSTHKPYHQKLKFPMVVEAKSKKGMAARQYQRQAPPPLPKLEDDGNPKFVIFIRMANVYLWYPLNIVTGGTTAKIMVAAKGNFLGKYIYKDTLTRNLAAVVYRKLAMKQFRVLRSATEFKYGYKLVENNNLRAALAANDVIELPSQEELKTVLDKVKGFFGGAKESFGKMTFLNSEAETSEDDKSTLVR, from the exons ATGTCTTTGAATCAGTTGGCGAGGCTTCCCTTATCCTCCGATGGAACAACAGCGCGTGAACATTCATTTATCAGCCACTCCCTGTTTCCTACGTCTACCCATAAGCCGTACCACCAAAAGCTAAAATTTCCGATGGTGGTTGAAGCTAAAAGCAAGAAAGGAATGGCGGCCAGGCAGTACCAGCGGCAAGCACCTCCTCCATTACCAAAGCTTGAAGACGACGGCAACCCAAAATTTGTTATCTTTATTCGCATGGCTAAT GTTTATCTTTGGTACCCTCTTAATATTGTGACAGGGGGGACCACTGCGAAAATCATGGTCGCTGCGAAGGGCAATTTTCTGGGGAAATATATTTACAAAGATACACTGACCAGAAATCTTGCAGCTGTTGTTTATAGA AAGCTGGCTATGAAACAGTTTCGTGTCTTGCGGTCTGCTACTGAGTTTAAATATGGCTACAAGCTCGTT GAAAATAACAATCTGCGGGCTGCACTTGCTGCAAATGATGTAATTGAA CTCCCATCTCAGGAAGAGCTCAAAACTGTGCTTGATAAAGTGAAGGGCTTCTTTGGAGGTGCCAAAGAATCTTTCGGGAAGATGACATTCTTAAACTCAGAAGCAGAAACATCAGAAGATGATAAATCCACGTTAGTACGATGA